From the Pseudodesulfovibrio indicus genome, the window CCCTTGGGGAAACGGGCCTCGGCTCGGCTCTGAACGCGCTATTCGGCAGGCGCGGCCTTGGGCTTCTTGGCGGGCTTCTTCTTGGAAGCGCAGCCGCCGCAGCCCGTGGTCTTCTTGATTTCCTCGTCCGGCTCCACCGTGCGGATCTCGGCCTCGGACGCGATGTGCCCCTTCTCGATGGCGTAGGCGACGGCGTCCTCCAGGATCTGCTGGCAGTGCTCGGTGGGGATGAATTCGCCGACCATGGCCCGCTGGTATTCCGGGCGGTCGAACGGCTCGGCCCATTCCTTCTCGCGGAAGTACATCCAGGGGCCGACCTCCGGGGTGTCGATGGGCGGGGTCGTGGAACGCATGGACACTTCCCAATGGGTGTACTGGTAGATGTCGTCCAGGGTCTCTTCGGGGGTGGAGGCGTGGACCTCGCTCGCCTGGAAGGAGACGAACACCTTGAACCCGACGGCCAGCTCCTTGAAGACGCGGCCGAACTCGCCGTGGCGACCGCCCTCGACGAGATATTCTCTGAAATCTTTGGCCATTACATACTCCTTGTGGTGCCTTGAACAGGAAATCAGCGGCATAGTCACTCAATTTTCGGATGTAATCAAGGGGTTTTGGGTTGGCGGGGGGATTCCTCTCCTTTGTTGGAGGGTGGAGAACCGTCGCTAAAGATGATCGGAGGTTCTTTTGTTTGAGAGAGAGCCGCTGCCCCTTCGCGGACGGGTGGACGGGATATGAAAGCGACTGTTTGGGGCTGCGCCCCAAAGACGCTCCAGGAACCTTTGGCCTGTGTCGGCTGATATGGCGGCTGTTTGGGATAGTGCCTCGGAGGAGATTCGGAAGGAAATCTCCCGCTGCCCTGCCCCGCGAAGCGGCAACAAAAAGTTTTGGAAGAGAGGGGGATGGGGGTTCGGGGGAAGGGGGAGAGAAACCTTTCTCAAAAGGTTTCTCTCCCCCTTCCCCCGACCGCCGGAGGCTCCGGCCTCCCCTACCCCAGCAGGGCCAGAATGAGGGGCATGGTCAGGGCGGAGAGGACGGTTTGGGCGGTGATGATCAGGGCCATGACCCGGTGGTCGCCGCCCATTTGGCGGGCGAGGATGAAGGAGGAGACCGAGACCGGGATGGCGGTGAAGATGAGCGCGGCGGTCAGGGCCGGGCCGTCCACGGAGAGCAGCCGGGCGCAGCCGTAGGCGGCCAGGGGCAGGGCCACGAGGTGGGCCAGGGAGGCCAGGGCCACGGGCAGGGAGCACGCGCAGACACCCTCGAAGCGCAATCCCGCGCCCACGGCGAGCAGGCCGAGGGGCAGCGCCGCCTTGCCGAGGATGGTCAGCAGCTCCAGGACCACGCCGGGGGGCTGGACGGTGAGCGCGCTCATGAGCATGCCCACCGCGCAGGACAGGATGAGCGGGTTCTTGATCAGCTCCAGCCCCACCTTGCCGAGTCCGCCGCCGTGCCTGCCGTGGCGCGACAGGACCATGACGCAGAGCACGTTGACCAGCGGGATGAGGGTCAGCATGGCCACGGCGGACAGGGCCATCCAGTCCGGGCCGAGCAGTCCGGCCGCGGCGGACAACCCCACGTAGGTGTTGGGCCTGATGGCGCCTTGGAAGACCGAGGTGAAGACCGGGCCGTCCAGCCGGAACGCGGTCCGGGTGAAGACCAGGAACGCGCCCACCAGGCAGACCGCGCCGATCAGGGTCAGGGCCAGCCCCATGGAGGAGCTGTCGAACTGCCGCCCGGAGAGCCCGGCGACCAGCATGGCCGGGAACAGCACGTAGTAGGTCAGCCGCTCGGACAGGGGCCAGAACCCCACGCCGGGAAAGTCGATGCGGTGCAGGACGAAACCGAGGAGAATCAGCCCGAAGATGGGCAGGATGGCGTAAATGACGGGAGACATGGACGGCAGCCTACGCCGGTCCTCCGGGATATTGCAAAGAAAAAAAGGCCTCCGGGGGGAGGCCTCTTTGCGGTCTTACTCGGGCACCGTCTCCATGGACGCCCATTTGGGCTCGTGGAGAGGCAGGACATAGTCGGCCATGTCGCGGGCCTTGAGCAGGATGTCGTAGGCCTCGTAGGGGCCGGTGTTGGTGCCGGGAGGGATGACCTCCATCTCCATGGCCTTGACCTCCACCGGCGGGTCCAGGTTCTCCAGGATGGTGCAGAACCCGCAGATGAGCACCGACCCCTTGTCGGTCTCGATCTTCACGGACATGCCGCCCGGGGTGTGGGCCGGGGTGTGGATCATGGTGATGCCGGGCAGGATTTCGGTGTCCTTGTCCACGGTGACGATCTGGCCGTTCTCCTTGGCGTCGTCCACGTAGTCCTCAAGGTATCGGAAATCCAGGGGATGCGGATTGTAGACCGACTCCATCTCCTTCTCGTGCACGTAGATGGTCGCGTTGGGACACTTGTAGTCGTTCTCGCAGTGGTCGTTGTGCAGGTGGGTGTGGATGATGATGTCGATGTCCTCCGGCTTGAGGCCGTATTTGGCCAGCCCCTCTTCGAAGGTGTAGATCTTGCCGCCGATGGCCTTTTCCCGCTCCTCGGAAACGATGGGCTGCATCTCCCCGGTGTCCACCAGGATGTTCTTGTCGCCGCCCTCGATGTACCAGGTGTAGATGGGGATGGTGTACGGAGTGCCGTACCCGTGCTGGTAGGTCATCATGCCTTTGTCGAAAACCTTGGTTCCCATGACGATGGGATGAATGGTGTAGGTGCTCATGTGGTACGCTTCCTGTTGAATTCAAATGAAAGTATGAACGGAGGTCGCCCCTGTCAAGCCTCGCCTCCGGCGCGGCCCCGCGATGGACACGGCCACGGCCGGGAGGAGACAGTCCGCCCCGGCGCGGATGAAGCCCGGGCTCTTCGGGACGACCGGCATGGGCGGCGAGAGGGCCGCGCGGGAAAGAACGTTGAAAGGAAACAGGGAGGCCGCGAAAAGCGCGGCGGTCTGGTCCGCCCCGAAGGGGCACGGCAAATCGCTGGCGGGCATGTCGCTCATGGGTGACTTCGGGAGTACCGCGCCCCCGGACATGGGGCAAGGGAAAACCCGGACGTCGTATTATTAATATTATACACACCTTGACCCTCGCTCGCATAGTCGGGTACGAACTGAAAAAGCGGCGACGTGCCATCCCGATGAGAGACGAGACGGCCGATACGCCTTTATCTATTCTTAACAGACGGTTAAGAGCGGAAACAGACAGTAATATATCCATATTCGCAAGGAGAGAGAGCATGGACGTCGAGCTGGCCAAGCCCTTCATAAAAGCAGCCATAGATGTCTTGTCCACCATGGCCTTCATTCGGCCCGAGGTGGGCAAACCATACGTCAAGAGAAACAATGTCGCCGCGGGCGACGTGTCCGGCATGGTCGGCATAACGGGCGAGAAAAACGGGTCCGTATCCCTGTCCTTTTCCAAGGGGTGCGCCGTGGCCATCGTCAAGAACATGCTCGGCGACGAGATCGACGACATCATGCAGGATGTCAAGGACGCGGTCGGCGAGCTGACGAACATGATTTCCGGGCAGGCCCGCGCAGGGCTGGCGGAAAAGGGACTGGTGTTCCAGGGCTCCACGCCTACGGTGGTTATGGGGGATGGGCACACCGTTTCCCACATGGCCAAGGCCCCGATCATGGCCATCCCCTTCAGGACCAAGGACGGGGATTTCACCATCGAGTTCTGTTTCGAGTAGGCTCTGCCTTCCTTAATCCAACAGTGGAGACGTCATGGCACCGCTTGAAAAATTCAGAGAAAAGGAATTTCTGGATCAGATCACGATCCTGAACGAGATATCCGGGAGCAAGAACACGGAAGCCCTTCCAGGGTTGATCGAGCTGCTCAAGAACCCGGTTGGGGACACCTCCATCGACTACATGGTGGTCAACGCCCTGAACGCCGTCCTCTCCAGCAACGAGGACAAGGTCGTCGAAGGACTGAGCGATCCCCACGAAGGGTTCAGCATCCTGTGCATCCGCGTGGCCGGCGAATACGCCATCCGCGCCGCCGCCGAACCCCTGGTCGAACTGGCCCGGTCCGAGGCGGACCTCGACAGGCTCATGGAGATCCTGACTTCCCTGGCCCGCATCGGGGATTCCGTCGCCCTCCCCGTGTTCCGCACCTTCCTCGACCACGAGGACTCCTTCATCCAGTCCTCCTGCATCGAGGCCCTGGGCAAGCTCGGCGACGCCGAGTCCATAGAGAAATTCAAACAGATCATCACCGACAGCGAAGCTCCCGACCGCTTCGAGGTCTGCGACATCACCACCTGGAAGGCCGTTGACGCCCTGGCCCACAACGTGGGCGAGGACACCATCTCCTTCCTGGTATCCACCCTGCACCACAAGAACCCCACGGTCCGGCGCATCATCACCGACGCCCTGGTCAACGTCGGGTCCTACTGCATCCCCATGCTGCTCGCCGAGTTCGAGACCGGCAACACGGACAGCAAGATCCTGACCGCCAACGTGCTCGGCTTCCTGGGCGACCGGGGCGGAGCCGCCGGGCTGGTGGCCGCCTTCGACAAGGGGCTGGCCCAGGACCCGAACGTCCGTTACGCCGTGTACGAGGCCCTGGGCCGCATCGGCACCATGAAGGGCATCATCTGCCTGGTGGACGGACTGTCCGAGACCGACGAACTGATCCTCATGGCGGTCATCGGCGGGCTGGAGAAGCACGTCAATCCCGGCATGATCTCCACCCTGACCGCGCTCATCGCCAAGGCGGACGAGCAGTCCGACAGGCTGGCCAAGGCGGTCATCGCCTCCAAGGCGACCGCGGTTTTCGACGCCCTGTACGAAAACCAGGGCGCGGGCGATGCGCTGATCGACGCCCTGGCCGAGTCCAAGGACCCGGAGGTCGTGGAAGAGTTCCGCGCCGTACTGGGCGAGATCGGCGGAAGCCGCGCCCAGGAGGACCTGGACCGCTTGCCCACCCTGACCACCGGGACCCGCAAGGCCCTGGCCGCCGACGACTCGCGCTCCATGTGCGCCATGCACCGGGCCATCCTCACGGACCTCGGCTTCGAGCCGTTCATGGCCACCAACGGCGAGGAAGCCTACGACTACGTGGAGCAGGGCGAGGAGTTCGAAGTCGTCATCACCGACATGAACATGCCGATCATGGACGGCATGGAGCTGGTCGGCAAGATCCGCTCCACCCCCGGCATGGAGGACGTGCCGATCATCATGGTCACCACCGAATCCGAGGCCTCCCAGCAGGGACTGGCCGCCAAGACGGGCGTGACCGCCTTCATCACCAAGCCGTTCAAGCCGGACGACCTCAAGGCCAAGATCCTGGAAGTCACCGGAGAATAACCACCGATAAGAAAGGGCCCCGAACGGGGCCCTTTTTATTTGTCCTTCAGTTGGGCCAGGAACCCGAGGGCCATGGCCGCCACCTGCCGGGAGTAGAGCATCCAGACGTGGCCCATGGGCGCGCAGACGCGCTCGGTCCAGCCGTCCCTGCCCGTGCGCAGGTGGTCGAGGGGAAAGACGTAGTCGTCGGTCAGGGTGTAGACGCACAGCCGGGGGCAGTCCGGGTCCGGGGCCTGCGCCACGGCGCGGGAGATGGCCCGTCCGGGGATCAGGTCGCGGGCCATGCGGTTGCCGCCGAGCCAGGCCAGTTCGCTGCCGCCGTG encodes:
- a CDS encoding AEC family transporter — its product is MSPVIYAILPIFGLILLGFVLHRIDFPGVGFWPLSERLTYYVLFPAMLVAGLSGRQFDSSSMGLALTLIGAVCLVGAFLVFTRTAFRLDGPVFTSVFQGAIRPNTYVGLSAAAGLLGPDWMALSAVAMLTLIPLVNVLCVMVLSRHGRHGGGLGKVGLELIKNPLILSCAVGMLMSALTVQPPGVVLELLTILGKAALPLGLLAVGAGLRFEGVCACSLPVALASLAHLVALPLAAYGCARLLSVDGPALTAALIFTAIPVSVSSFILARQMGGDHRVMALIITAQTVLSALTMPLILALLG
- a CDS encoding N-acyl homoserine lactonase family protein, with the protein product MSTYTIHPIVMGTKVFDKGMMTYQHGYGTPYTIPIYTWYIEGGDKNILVDTGEMQPIVSEEREKAIGGKIYTFEEGLAKYGLKPEDIDIIIHTHLHNDHCENDYKCPNATIYVHEKEMESVYNPHPLDFRYLEDYVDDAKENGQIVTVDKDTEILPGITMIHTPAHTPGGMSVKIETDKGSVLICGFCTILENLDPPVEVKAMEMEVIPPGTNTGPYEAYDILLKARDMADYVLPLHEPKWASMETVPE
- a CDS encoding HEAT repeat domain-containing protein, with product MAPLEKFREKEFLDQITILNEISGSKNTEALPGLIELLKNPVGDTSIDYMVVNALNAVLSSNEDKVVEGLSDPHEGFSILCIRVAGEYAIRAAAEPLVELARSEADLDRLMEILTSLARIGDSVALPVFRTFLDHEDSFIQSSCIEALGKLGDAESIEKFKQIITDSEAPDRFEVCDITTWKAVDALAHNVGEDTISFLVSTLHHKNPTVRRIITDALVNVGSYCIPMLLAEFETGNTDSKILTANVLGFLGDRGGAAGLVAAFDKGLAQDPNVRYAVYEALGRIGTMKGIICLVDGLSETDELILMAVIGGLEKHVNPGMISTLTALIAKADEQSDRLAKAVIASKATAVFDALYENQGAGDALIDALAESKDPEVVEEFRAVLGEIGGSRAQEDLDRLPTLTTGTRKALAADDSRSMCAMHRAILTDLGFEPFMATNGEEAYDYVEQGEEFEVVITDMNMPIMDGMELVGKIRSTPGMEDVPIIMVTTESEASQQGLAAKTGVTAFITKPFKPDDLKAKILEVTGE
- a CDS encoding chemotaxis protein CheX, whose protein sequence is MDVELAKPFIKAAIDVLSTMAFIRPEVGKPYVKRNNVAAGDVSGMVGITGEKNGSVSLSFSKGCAVAIVKNMLGDEIDDIMQDVKDAVGELTNMISGQARAGLAEKGLVFQGSTPTVVMGDGHTVSHMAKAPIMAIPFRTKDGDFTIEFCFE